The following coding sequences are from one Salvia hispanica cultivar TCC Black 2014 chromosome 3, UniMelb_Shisp_WGS_1.0, whole genome shotgun sequence window:
- the LOC125211142 gene encoding uncharacterized protein LOC125211142: protein MRKKSTKSSAAALLGPSPLPPPDAAATMSPSPAESPAELFDFDLNALAGIGSSLKNKKCVSRASGSKRIQPTGFSPSPPLKSVNTIADLKDLASSNMESIKQHMERSHSEIAKDFESSKCRLHKRYKIQTQECQRIMDEADKEHKKMFDRINEGREAMKASYAEFIAEAQTTASRLCKTTIPELAKSTEKSISSLKSRFGIS, encoded by the exons ATGAGGAAGAAATCGACGAAATCATCAGCAGCCGCGCTCCTAGGACCATCTCCTCTACCACCGCCGGACGCAGCGGCCACGATGAGTCCATCGCCGGCGGAGTCTCCGGCAGAGCTGTTCGATTTCGATCTCAATGCACTCGCAGGTATCGGCTCGTCGTTGAAGAACAAAAAATGCGTTTCTAGAGCATCAGGTTCGAAGCGAATTCAGCCTACTGGATTCTCTCCATCGCCGCCGCTTAAAAGTGTGAACACGATCGCTGATCTGAAGGATCTGGCGTCTTCTAATATGGAATCCATCAAGCAACATATGGAGAGATCGCATTCTGAAATTGCGAAGGATTTTGAGTCTTCAAAGTGTCGCCTGCACAAACGCTACAag ATCCAGACTCAAGAATGCCAGCGAATCATGGATGAGGCAGATAAAGAACATAAGAAGATGTTTGATCGAATCAATGAAGGTAGAGAAGCAATGAAG GCTTCATATGCCGAGTTTATAGCAGAAGCACAGACCACTGCATCTCGTC TATGTAAAACAACTATTCCCGAGCTAGCAAAAAGTACTGAGAAAAGCATTTCTTCACTCAAGAGCCGTTTTGGGATCTCATAA